A single genomic interval of Cucumis sativus cultivar 9930 chromosome 7, Cucumber_9930_V3, whole genome shotgun sequence harbors:
- the LOC101217337 gene encoding uncharacterized protein LOC101217337: MAFLSTFIAVKPSLLVVKPSPTTSSSNLKHLNQLPLPDLRFPRTVTFALASKQATAPSREPRGITKPRKISPELQALVGAPEISRTQALKVIWAYIKENNLQKPSNKKVIACDEKLKKIFGGKDEVGFLEIAGLISPHFL; this comes from the exons ATGGCTTTCCTCTCCACCTTCATCGCCGTCAAACCGTCGCTCCTCGTCGTCAAACCCTCCCCCACCACCTCCTCCTCCAACCTCAAGCATCTCAATCAACTCCCTCTCCCTGATTTGCGCTTCCCCCGCACTGTTACCTTCGCTTTAGCGTCCAAGCAGGCCACTGCCCCTAGCCGGGAGCCCCGTGGCATCACGAAGCCCAGGAAAATTTCACCGGAGTTGCAAGCGCTTGTCGGCGCTCCTGAGATTTCCCGCACTCAAGCTCTTAAGGTCATTTGGGCTtacattaaagaaaataatcttCAG AAACCAAGCAACAAGAAAGTCATAGCTTGCGACGAGAAACTGAAGAAGATATTTGGAGGGAAAGATGAGGTTGGATTTCTGGAGATTGCAGGTTTAATAAGTCCACACTTTCTATAA